In Quercus robur chromosome 10, dhQueRobu3.1, whole genome shotgun sequence, a genomic segment contains:
- the LOC126702791 gene encoding tRNase Z TRZ1-like isoform X3, translating into MGLWSLWVCHGMVGLSRKMGLVEREIPPPRLCNPDQLLALWTKTVSKFVEAMETGTKDSGQAEDKESSNKTKCVMNIQGYPVKGLSIAGHETCIIFPSLNIAFDIGRCPHQAIQQDFLCISHAHMDHIGGLPMYVATRGLYRMKPPTIIVPTCIKADVEQLFEVHRRMDQSELKHNLIGLDVGEEFYLRKDLKVRAFKTYHVIPSQITYTVTVPEIAFTGDTMSDFIVDQNNIDALRSRILVMECTFVDNSVQVEGARDYGHTHISEIIGHAERFENKAILLIHFSARHTAEEIQQVVSALPSPLAGRVFVLTEGF; encoded by the exons atgGGTTTGTGGTCACTCTGGGTCTGCCATGGGATGGTGGGTTTGTCAAGGAAGATGGGTTTGGTTGAGAGAGAAATACCACCTCCTCGACTCTGCAACCCAGACCAGCTCCTCGCCTTGTGGACCAAGACCGTGAGTAAGTTTGTTGAAGCCATGGAAACTGGAACCAAAGATTCTGGGCAGGCCGAAGACAAAGAGAGCTCGAACAAAACCAAGTGTGTTATGAATATACAAGGGTACCCAGTAAAGGGTTTGTCAATCGCAGGCCATGAAACCTGCATAATTTTCCCTTCTCTCAATATAGCCTTTGATATTGGTCGCTGTCCCCACCAAGCTATACAACAAGACTTTCTCTGTATCTCCCATGCCCACATGGACCACATT GGAGGACTCCCCATGTATGTTGCAACTCGTGGCTTATACAGAATGAAGCCCCCAACAATCATTGTACCAACATGTATAAAAGCAGATGTAGAACAACTCTTTGAGGTGCACAGAAGAATGGACCAATCAGAGCTGAAGCATAATCTAATTGGCTTGGATGTTG GAGAAGAGTTTTATTTGAGAAAAGACCTTAAAGTAAGAGCTTTTAAGACGTACCATGTCATTCCAAGCCAG ATTACATACACTGTGACAGTACCTGAAATTGCTTTCACTGGAGATACCATGTCCGACTTCATAGTTGACCAAAATAACATTGATGCCTTGAGATCAAGAATTCTAgttatggag TGCACCTTTGTTGATAACTCTGTTCAAGTGGAGGGTGCAAGAGATTACGGACACACACATATATCTGAG ATAATAGGTCATGCAGAAAGATTTGAGAACAAAGCAATTCTTCTAATACACTTTTCAGCTCGTCATACAGCTGAG GAAATTCAACAAGTTGTATCTGCTTTGCCTTCACCTTTAGCAGGTCGAGTTTTTGTGCTCACAGAAGGTTTCTGA
- the LOC126702791 gene encoding tRNase Z TRZ1-like isoform X1 — protein sequence MGLWSLWVCHGMVGLSRKMGLVEREIPPPRLCNPDQLLALWTKTVSKFVEAMETGTKDSGQAEDKESSNKTKCVMNIQGYPVKGLSIAGHETCIIFPSLNIAFDIGRCPHQAIQQDFLCISHAHMDHIGGLPMYVATRGLYRMKPPTIIVPTCIKADVEQLFEVHRRMDQSELKHNLIGLDVGEEFYLRKDLKVRAFKTYHVIPSQGYVVYSVKQKLKQEYIGLPGNEIKNLKLSGVEITYTVTVPEIAFTGDTMSDFIVDQNNIDALRSRILVMECTFVDNSVQVEGARDYGHTHISEIIGHAERFENKAILLIHFSARHTAEEIQQVVSALPSPLAGRVFVLTEGF from the exons atgGGTTTGTGGTCACTCTGGGTCTGCCATGGGATGGTGGGTTTGTCAAGGAAGATGGGTTTGGTTGAGAGAGAAATACCACCTCCTCGACTCTGCAACCCAGACCAGCTCCTCGCCTTGTGGACCAAGACCGTGAGTAAGTTTGTTGAAGCCATGGAAACTGGAACCAAAGATTCTGGGCAGGCCGAAGACAAAGAGAGCTCGAACAAAACCAAGTGTGTTATGAATATACAAGGGTACCCAGTAAAGGGTTTGTCAATCGCAGGCCATGAAACCTGCATAATTTTCCCTTCTCTCAATATAGCCTTTGATATTGGTCGCTGTCCCCACCAAGCTATACAACAAGACTTTCTCTGTATCTCCCATGCCCACATGGACCACATT GGAGGACTCCCCATGTATGTTGCAACTCGTGGCTTATACAGAATGAAGCCCCCAACAATCATTGTACCAACATGTATAAAAGCAGATGTAGAACAACTCTTTGAGGTGCACAGAAGAATGGACCAATCAGAGCTGAAGCATAATCTAATTGGCTTGGATGTTG GAGAAGAGTTTTATTTGAGAAAAGACCTTAAAGTAAGAGCTTTTAAGACGTACCATGTCATTCCAAGCCAG GGTTATGTAGTTTACTCTGTAAAACAGAAACTTAAGCAGGAGTACATTGGCCTTCCTGGGAACGAGATTAAGAATTTGAAGTTATCAGGTGTGGAG ATTACATACACTGTGACAGTACCTGAAATTGCTTTCACTGGAGATACCATGTCCGACTTCATAGTTGACCAAAATAACATTGATGCCTTGAGATCAAGAATTCTAgttatggag TGCACCTTTGTTGATAACTCTGTTCAAGTGGAGGGTGCAAGAGATTACGGACACACACATATATCTGAG ATAATAGGTCATGCAGAAAGATTTGAGAACAAAGCAATTCTTCTAATACACTTTTCAGCTCGTCATACAGCTGAG GAAATTCAACAAGTTGTATCTGCTTTGCCTTCACCTTTAGCAGGTCGAGTTTTTGTGCTCACAGAAGGTTTCTGA
- the LOC126702791 gene encoding tRNase Z TRZ1-like isoform X2: MGLWSLWVCHGMVGLSRKMGLVEREIPPPRLCNPDQLLALWTKTVSKFVEAMETGTKDSGQAEDKESSNKTKCVMNIQGYPVKGLSIAGHETCIIFPSLNIAFDIGRCPHQAIQQDFLCISHAHMDHIGGLPMYVATRGLYRMKPPTIIVPTCIKADVEQLFEVHRRMDQSELKHNLIGLDVGEEFYLRKDLKVRAFKTYHVIPSQGYVVYSVKQKLKQEYIGLPGNEIKNLKLSGVEITYTVTVPEIAFTGDTMSDFIVDQNNIDALRSRILCTFVDNSVQVEGARDYGHTHISEIIGHAERFENKAILLIHFSARHTAEEIQQVVSALPSPLAGRVFVLTEGF, from the exons atgGGTTTGTGGTCACTCTGGGTCTGCCATGGGATGGTGGGTTTGTCAAGGAAGATGGGTTTGGTTGAGAGAGAAATACCACCTCCTCGACTCTGCAACCCAGACCAGCTCCTCGCCTTGTGGACCAAGACCGTGAGTAAGTTTGTTGAAGCCATGGAAACTGGAACCAAAGATTCTGGGCAGGCCGAAGACAAAGAGAGCTCGAACAAAACCAAGTGTGTTATGAATATACAAGGGTACCCAGTAAAGGGTTTGTCAATCGCAGGCCATGAAACCTGCATAATTTTCCCTTCTCTCAATATAGCCTTTGATATTGGTCGCTGTCCCCACCAAGCTATACAACAAGACTTTCTCTGTATCTCCCATGCCCACATGGACCACATT GGAGGACTCCCCATGTATGTTGCAACTCGTGGCTTATACAGAATGAAGCCCCCAACAATCATTGTACCAACATGTATAAAAGCAGATGTAGAACAACTCTTTGAGGTGCACAGAAGAATGGACCAATCAGAGCTGAAGCATAATCTAATTGGCTTGGATGTTG GAGAAGAGTTTTATTTGAGAAAAGACCTTAAAGTAAGAGCTTTTAAGACGTACCATGTCATTCCAAGCCAG GGTTATGTAGTTTACTCTGTAAAACAGAAACTTAAGCAGGAGTACATTGGCCTTCCTGGGAACGAGATTAAGAATTTGAAGTTATCAGGTGTGGAG ATTACATACACTGTGACAGTACCTGAAATTGCTTTCACTGGAGATACCATGTCCGACTTCATAGTTGACCAAAATAACATTGATGCCTTGAGATCAAGAATTCTA TGCACCTTTGTTGATAACTCTGTTCAAGTGGAGGGTGCAAGAGATTACGGACACACACATATATCTGAG ATAATAGGTCATGCAGAAAGATTTGAGAACAAAGCAATTCTTCTAATACACTTTTCAGCTCGTCATACAGCTGAG GAAATTCAACAAGTTGTATCTGCTTTGCCTTCACCTTTAGCAGGTCGAGTTTTTGTGCTCACAGAAGGTTTCTGA
- the LOC126704317 gene encoding uncharacterized protein LOC126704317 encodes MPEIDIILYHGGPLKNVNANKGLPFEGPGIKTYYTQIDRRLKTLDELKKIIMEELCENPAIHNIQITYRMPNEILKHRINYKYMVIETDKHVKIMFDKLERIGEVTNIELYIQLEPRAVWEEDIQQTTTSLQVMVPDAQYEYSTHVEDDYVHADGDVHVDGDDDDDDDDDDDDDYVDETTAINNDDDDDDDDYVDENIAINGEDFVDRDEYEDTIGRDLGDFERDIDDDQTLDGSEPYVDNVISVQNITNTIPAYAPPALSFSANTWEHMVDPSHIDMPFVSTWKEGMNLCKGLTFANKEEVKHVLTICALKENKHFTIIRSTTKKLCAKCVHESCKWYVCAVMKPDLHKLWMVTVYVGPHTCIVTGVRNDGRMMSCNFIASDIHKKLCEDHTTPVKHLRSMIETKYSGQKPSYYKDPTTQVFYRITSTDEDDAVLLHYVFWSFGPCISGFKYCKPVISIDGTHLYGKYQGKLLVAMATDANNKVFPLAFAVVDCESGSS; translated from the exons ATGCCTGAAATTGATATAATCCTATACCACGGTGGTCCGCTTAAGAATGTCAATGCTAACAAGGGATTGCCATTTGAAGGGCCGGGTATAAAGACCTATTATACCCAAATTGATCGTAGGTTGAAGACCCTTGACGAATTGAAGAAGATTATCATGGAAGAGTTGTGTGAGAATCCTGCTATACACAACATACAAATTACTTATCGTATGCCAAACGAAATCTTGAAGCATCGGATTAATTACAAGTATATGGTGATAGAAACAGACAAACATGTAAAGATCATGTTTGACAAGTTGGAAAGAATAGGTGAAGTAACTAACATTGAGTTGTACATACAATTGGAGCCACGTGCAGTTTGGGAAGAGGATATCCAACAAACGACTACAAGCTTACAGGTTATGGTTCCAGATGCTCAATATGAGTATTCTACACATGTAGAGGATGATTATGTTCATGCCGATGGTGATGTTCatgttgatggtgatgatgatgatgatgatgatgatgatgatgatgatgactatGTTGATGAGACTACTGCCATTAAcaatgatgatgacgatgatgatgacgacTATGTTGATGAGAATATTGCCATTAATGGTGAAGATTTTGTAGATAGAGATGAGTATGAAGACACGATTGGCAGAGACCTTGGGGACTTTGAGAGGGACATTGATGACGATCAGACATTGGATGGTAGTGAACCTTATGTAGACAATGTCATTAGTGTCCAAAACATTACGAATACAATCCCTGCCTACGCACCTCCTGCATTGTCATTCTCTGCAAATACTTGGGAACATATGGTTGATCCTTCACATATTGATATGCCATTTGTGTCTACTTGGAAAGAGGGGATGAATTTGtgcaaagggttgacttttgccaATAAAGAGGAGGTGAAGCACGTATTAACAATTTGTGCcctcaaggaaaacaaacattttacGATCATTAGGTCGACGACGAAAAAACTTTGTGCAAAATGCGTGCATGAGTCATGCAAGTGGTATGTCTGCGCAGTTATGAAGCCCGATCTCCACAAACTATGGATGGTCACCGTGTATGTGGGTCCTCACACGTGTATAGTGACTGGGGTGCGAAATGATGGTAGAATGAtgagttgtaattttattgCATCAGACATCCATAAGAAGTTATGTGAGGATCACACTACCCCAGTTAAGCATCTCAGATCCATGATAGAGACGAAATATAGTGGGCAGAAGCCTTCTTACTACAAG GACCCGACTACCCAAGTGTTCTATCGTATCACATCCACCGATGAAGATGACGCCGTATTGTTGCATTATGTGTTTTGGTCTTTCGGTCCATGCATATCAGGATTCAAATACTGCAAGCCGGTTATCAGTATTGATGGGACCCATCTGTATGGTAAATATCAGGGAAAGTTGTTGGTCGCAATGGCAACTGACGCTAACAACAAGGTATTCCCTCTCGCGTTTGCTGTTGTGGATTGTGAGTCAGGGTCCAGTTAG
- the LOC126703374 gene encoding uncharacterized protein LOC126703374 — MGESVDMWSQSHDGGRRFGAMTTNISECFNGVLKGARGLPIAALVEFTWNKLVQYFHDRRKEYHFEFSEGKKWSEYANRTWDANKCKSEKHYLKPFSNEELIFQVVTQLNTCSAGGGNHSYEVRLQEKKCSCGKWQNIGIPCSHAIRVCDYLHIDSTAYIHPCYGLNNALNTYEHAFVIPKSQSLWRDPIGPKWLPNPALLRAKGRPVKSRIRNEMDGVRNKNREPGWRREDADFIESQPKQTCGLCHVSGHNRRKCPQSRGASTSGHVPD; from the coding sequence ATGGGCGAGTCTGTGGATATGTGGAGCCAGTCACATGATGGTGGGAGACGTTttggggcaatgacaaccaatataTCAGAGTGTTTCAATGGTGTACTAAAAGGTGCACGAGGTCTTCCTATTGCCGCATTAGTTGAGTTCACTTGGAACAAACTTGTTCAATATTTCCATGACCGGCGTAAAGAATACCATTTTGAGTTCTCAGAGGGTAAGAAATGGAGTGAATATGCCAATCGTACGTGGGATGCAAATAAGTGTAAATCCGAGAAACATTATCTCAAGCCATTTAGCAATGAAGAGCTGATATTTCAAGTAGTTACCCAACTCAACACATGTAGCGCAGGAGGGGGAAACCACAGTTATGAAGTTCGgttacaggaaaaaaaatgcagttGTGGGAAATGGCAAAACATAGGGATCCCCTGTTCACATGCAATTAGAGTATGTGACTATTTACATATTGATTCGACCGCATATATTCACCCATGTTATGGCTTGAACAATGCCCTTAACACTTATGAGCATGCATTTGTGATTCCAAAGTCGCAGTCGTTGTGGCGGGATCCCATAGGGCCAAAGTGGTTGCCTAATCCAGCATTGTTGCGGGCTAAAGGTCGACCAGTGAAGTCGAGAATAAGGAATGAGATGGATGGGGTAAGGAATAAGAATCGAGAACCGGGATGGCGGAGGGAGGATGCAGATTTCATAGAGAGTCAACCCAAGCAGACATGTGGACTGTGTCATGTTTCCGGGCATAACCGCAGAAAATGTCCGCAGTCCCGTGGCGCTTCCACCAGCGGTCATGTTCCAGACTAG
- the LOC126704319 gene encoding serine/threonine-protein phosphatase 7 long form homolog, with product MTITLQDVEVIFGLPIDGEVLVGPTAVEDGTWRDVCGELLGFTPPNDNKTLVGQRILISRLVEAIAAPLPEDATEIQIHRYARCYILALVGDKLFMDKSGDRVHLMFLEFMRNLRDPRQYSWGSGCLAWLYRELCRASEKGASQIGGACTLVQYWAWARLPFLCPRIEPPPGCDYGPWPYAPLAFKWVRVRSSKSRPGGTALIRYREQLVTMQPDQIVWQPYEADFGHLPEFCVAGRDTWTARVPLLCFCIVERHYPDRVLRQFGLAQQQPDDVFYEDRLHKIDLRGKVEKNWREEHGPYIISWEMRRQQLCHAPPQIGEMPRDHAYYVWYRPATRKYVDRNSAKLDIMIQSHLALLAMLPEGSEAHNHVRRVLNNVVGLGRDPVANEEADNGHETEPTATEIPSTSAAPISTRTRAQRAIASPSTSAARGRGRPVTASPSTSATRGRGMPATASPSTSAARGRGRRATTPRVVTSPEMPAPIPHSSPQPEVPPHIPDASLQPEVRSHSPPSQPNFDLGIDYNVTPPILPETPSYPPTSSTAPTPGLYLEHHYPPTASSSDPLGPPVGIDTVQPHTDVPNEHPPHQPSPP from the exons ATGACAATCACCTTACAAGATGTGGAGGTAATTTTCGGACTTCCTATAGACGGTGAGGTCTTAGTTGGACCGACTGCTGTGGAGGATGGGACTTGGAGGGATGTGTGCGGGGAGTTGCTTGGATTTACTCCGCCGAATGACAATAAAACTTTGGTGGGCCAAAGAATTCTCATCAGCCGACTTGTTGAGGCCATTGCAGCACCACTGCCTGAGGACGCAACAGAGATTCAGATACATCGGTATGCCCGGTGCTATATTTTAGCGCTAGTAGGGGATAAACTTTTCATGGACAAGTCAGGAGATAGGGTGCATCTGATGTTCTTGGAGTTTATGCGCAACCTTCGTGATCCGCGACAGTATAGTTGGGGTAGTGGTTGCTTGGCCTGGTTGTACAGGGAGTTGTGTCGAGCAAGTGAGAAAGGCGCATCGCAGATTGGTGGGGCGTGCACCTTGGTCCAGTATTGGGCATGGGCAAGGTTGCCATTCTTGTGCCCGAGGATAGAGCCCCCACCTGGATGTGATTATGGCCCATGGCCATATGCTCCACTTGCATTTAA gtgggtgcgggtgcgaaGCTCGAAGAGTAGGCCAGGTGGCACGGCCTTGATCCGCTATCGCGAGCAATTAGTGACAATGCAGCCAGACCAG ATTGTGTGGCAGCCATATGAGGCAGACTTCGGCCACCTTCCTGAGTTCTGCGTTGCAGGGAGGGATACGTGGACAGCCAGGGTGCCGCTTCTGTGTTTTTGCATAGTAGAGAGACACTACCCGGACCGTGTCCTTCGACAGTTTGGGTTGGCGCAGCAGCAGCCTGACGATGTTTTCTACGAAGATAGACTGCATAAAATTGACTTACGTGGGAAGGTGGAAAAGAATTGGAGGGAGGAGCATGGACCGTATATCATTTCATGGGAAATGAGACGACAACAACTTTGTCATGCACCTCCTCAGATTGGTGAGATGCCCCGCGATCATGCCTATTACGTCTGGTACCGTCCGGCCACTCGAAAGTATGTCGACCGCAACAGTGCTAAATTAGATATAATG ATTCAAAGCCATTTAGCGCTGTTGGCGATGCTTCCTGAAGGCAGCGAAGCTCACAACCATGTTCGGCGTGTCCTAAATAATGTGGTTGGCCTTGGTCGTGATCCTGTAGCAAATGAGGAGGCAGACAATGGCCATGAGACTGAACCAACAGCTACTGAAATCCCAAGCACAAGCGCAGCACCCATAAGTACACGGACCCGTGCTCAGCGTGCTATTGCAAGCCCAAGCACAAGCGCAGCTAGGGGCCGTGGTCGGCCTGTTACAGCAAGCCCAAGTACAAGTGCAACCAGGGGCCGTGGTATGCCTGCTACAGCAAGCCCAAGCACAAGTGCAGCTAGGGGCCGTGGTCGGCGTGCAACAACCCCTCGGGTTGTAACTAGTCCTGAGATGCCTGCACCCATCCCGCACTCATCTCCTCAGCCTGAGGTCCCTCCACACATCCCAGATGCATCTCTTCAGCCCGAGGTCCGTTCACACAGCCCACCTTCGCAGCCCAATTTTGATCTCGGTATTGATTACAATGTGACCCCTCCTATACTCCCCGAGACACCCTCTTACCCACCTACCAGCTCTACTGCACCCACTCCTGGCCTCTACTTAGAGCATCATTACCCACCTACCGCATCCTCATCTGACCCTCTAGGACCTCCGGTTGGGATTGACACTGTACAGCCACATACTGATGTACCAAACGAGCATCCCCCTCATCAGCCCTCACCTCCATGA